A stretch of the bacterium genome encodes the following:
- a CDS encoding PLP-dependent aspartate aminotransferase family protein — protein sequence MKFSTLCIHAGVHPDPTTGAIMTPIFQTSTYAQPELGKHLGYEYSRTDNPTRVALQESIAALEGGQYGLCFSSGMGAIDCLIATLSSGDHVIAGDDVYGGTFRIFKYVREKQGITSDFIDLTNLDLLEQSITPKTKWIWLETPTNPLLKLVDIQAVVKIARAKGVKVAVDNTFATPYFQKPLALGADLVMHSVTKYLNGHSDVVMGSIVLNDQELYQQLKYIQNACGAVPGPMDCFLTLRGIKTLAVRMERHQANAAMLAKDLETSPHISWVRYPGLKSHPQQDLAMRQMTGFAGMISFELKGGLEAARKFVSGLKLFTLAESLGGVESLCDHPAIMTHATIPRDLREKLGVTDGLIRLSVGLEDVDDLRQDLANGFQKLR from the coding sequence ATGAAATTCTCCACACTTTGCATTCATGCGGGAGTGCATCCCGACCCGACGACTGGCGCCATCATGACGCCGATTTTTCAAACGTCCACCTACGCGCAGCCGGAACTCGGGAAGCACCTCGGCTACGAGTATTCACGCACGGACAATCCGACCCGCGTTGCTCTGCAGGAATCCATCGCCGCGCTCGAAGGCGGGCAATATGGATTGTGCTTTTCCAGCGGAATGGGCGCAATCGATTGCTTGATTGCGACGCTTTCCAGCGGAGATCATGTAATTGCCGGCGACGACGTCTACGGCGGCACCTTCCGCATCTTCAAATATGTGCGCGAGAAGCAGGGGATTACCTCAGACTTCATCGATCTGACTAACCTCGACCTGCTCGAGCAGAGCATCACGCCAAAAACGAAATGGATTTGGCTGGAGACACCGACCAATCCGCTCTTGAAGCTCGTGGACATCCAAGCCGTCGTGAAGATAGCACGTGCAAAGGGCGTCAAAGTCGCTGTCGACAACACCTTTGCCACTCCATATTTTCAGAAACCTCTCGCGCTTGGCGCGGATCTCGTCATGCACAGCGTGACGAAATACCTCAATGGCCACAGCGACGTCGTTATGGGTTCAATTGTGCTGAACGATCAGGAACTCTATCAACAGTTGAAGTACATCCAGAACGCCTGCGGTGCCGTGCCGGGTCCGATGGATTGTTTCCTGACGCTGCGCGGCATCAAGACCCTCGCGGTGCGGATGGAGCGGCATCAGGCCAATGCCGCGATGCTCGCCAAAGATCTCGAAACTTCCCCGCACATCAGTTGGGTCCGTTATCCCGGACTGAAATCACATCCGCAACAGGATCTCGCGATGCGGCAAATGACCGGCTTCGCAGGTATGATCAGCTTCGAACTTAAAGGCGGACTCGAGGCGGCTCGCAAGTTTGTGTCCGGTCTTAAACTCTTCACCTTGGCCGAGTCGCTCGGTGGCGTCGAGTCGCTTTGCGATCATCCTGCTATCATGACCCATGCGACCATTCCGCGCGACCTGAGGGAAAAACTGGGCGTCAC
- a CDS encoding penicillin-binding protein activator LpoB — MKTLWILVLALASVTLMSCSSGKKVSRIDVEETVDLSGNWNDTDSRLVADEMISDAMSRPWLSNFLRDKGKNPAVIVGNMRNLSDEHIATGTFVGDIERAFVNSGSVRVVASRDERDGVREEREDQQANASLETMKEFGMELGADYMLIGTINKILDQEGKEKIAFYQVDLTLTDMQTNEKVWIGQKKIKKYIARKNYKP; from the coding sequence ATGAAGACCCTGTGGATTCTGGTGCTCGCGCTGGCCAGCGTAACCCTGATGAGCTGTTCAAGCGGGAAGAAGGTCTCCCGTATTGACGTCGAAGAGACCGTAGACCTGTCGGGCAACTGGAATGATACCGATAGCCGGCTGGTGGCCGACGAGATGATTAGCGATGCGATGTCGCGGCCGTGGCTCTCCAACTTCCTGCGGGACAAAGGAAAGAACCCGGCGGTGATCGTCGGCAACATGCGCAACCTTTCGGATGAGCACATTGCGACCGGCACGTTTGTTGGCGATATCGAGCGCGCGTTTGTGAACTCGGGTAGCGTCCGTGTTGTAGCGAGCCGTGACGAACGTGACGGCGTACGCGAAGAGCGCGAAGATCAGCAGGCCAACGCCTCGCTCGAAACCATGAAGGAATTCGGCATGGAACTCGGCGCGGACTATATGCTGATCGGCACGATTAACAAGATTCTCGATCAGGAAGGCAAGGAAAAGATCGCCTTTTATCAGGTGGACCTGACTTTGACCGACATGCAGACGAATGAGAAGGTGTGGATCGGCCAGAAGAAAATTAAGAAGTATATCGCGAGAAAGAACTACAAGCCCTGA
- the hemW gene encoding radical SAM family heme chaperone HemW, with product MPVAVYLHLPFCRRLCPYCDFFKKVPRTGDLARITSLLLSELSATLVREKSFAVGPLTSVYFGGGTPSLHPPEQIERLLNAVSLLGDVHSCEVTLEANPGTLTPNGLSHLRHAGVNRLSLGAQSFSHRKLHLLYRDHTADETRETVKHARQAGFTNLSMDLIFGLPGETREEWLSDIEQLLACEPDHVSLYNLEYHEQTPYGKWLAEGKLDPLEQDFEAELYLMTHEKLEQAGFEHYEVSNFARPGFRSVHNQVYWEGKPYLGLGPSAHSFDGVARRFANVADLHEYERRVASGESCIEREWQNSEREQWEEWISVRLRRKEGILRDDCEDAWGLKKTRELWEAAERLPQHLREVGESVFRLTPEGWFVENEVLLKLYEDALIC from the coding sequence GTGCCAGTTGCGGTCTATCTACATCTGCCATTCTGTCGGAGGCTCTGCCCCTACTGCGACTTCTTCAAGAAAGTGCCAAGGACAGGCGATTTGGCTCGCATCACAAGCTTGCTGCTTTCTGAGTTATCGGCAACTCTCGTGCGCGAAAAGAGTTTCGCAGTCGGACCCTTAACCTCTGTTTATTTTGGCGGCGGGACACCTTCACTGCATCCACCGGAGCAAATTGAGAGACTGTTGAACGCTGTTTCGTTGCTGGGCGATGTTCATTCCTGCGAAGTCACATTGGAAGCCAACCCGGGCACGCTTACACCAAACGGACTATCGCATCTGCGCCACGCCGGAGTTAACCGGCTTTCGCTGGGTGCGCAATCTTTTTCGCACCGCAAGCTGCACCTGCTCTACCGCGACCACACCGCAGACGAAACCCGCGAAACGGTGAAGCACGCGCGACAGGCCGGATTCACGAACCTCTCGATGGATTTGATTTTCGGTTTGCCGGGTGAAACGCGCGAAGAGTGGCTGTCGGATATCGAACAGCTCTTGGCCTGCGAGCCGGATCACGTGTCGCTCTACAATCTTGAGTATCACGAACAAACCCCTTATGGCAAGTGGCTCGCGGAAGGCAAACTCGATCCGCTCGAACAGGACTTCGAAGCGGAACTCTATCTGATGACTCACGAAAAACTCGAGCAAGCGGGATTCGAGCATTATGAGGTTTCAAACTTCGCACGGCCCGGCTTCCGCTCGGTGCACAATCAAGTCTATTGGGAGGGCAAGCCCTATCTTGGACTCGGACCTTCGGCGCATTCGTTTGACGGAGTGGCCAGACGGTTTGCCAACGTGGCGGATTTGCACGAATACGAACGCAGAGTAGCCTCGGGCGAGTCGTGCATCGAGCGCGAGTGGCAAAACAGCGAGCGCGAGCAGTGGGAAGAGTGGATTTCGGTTCGGCTGAGACGCAAAGAGGGAATCCTCCGCGATGACTGCGAAGATGCGTGGGGGCTGAAGAAGACGCGCGAACTCTGGGAGGCGGCAGAAAGGTTGCCGCAACACCTGCGCGAAGTGGGAGAGAGCGTCTTTCGCTTGACGCCCGAAGGTTGGTTCGTCGAAAACGAGGTGCTACTGAAGCTATACGAAGATGCCTTAATCTGCTGA
- a CDS encoding PAS domain-containing sensor histidine kinase — MSPDPKTTAQQQTETPDGQPNGGSPAPDLGSTNSATRARGLAGLLQNFIHRTKSAEAPAPNEEQPPELLDLLLEGPDGLVVVHCKRGEIIEASKRFCEWMGRSRDELLDKPLLLFFPESERKIVRTLYEDAGVGGVHVVELTPADPSANPRLIEFTTRRSVSGKGEFALLVGRDVGERAISERYLRIERDRLNTFIRAMRDGLVLMDVSGDVRYANPTMETLFEPYELAVVCHRWLKEFSKEDRTDLQGLTSAYGGKTLKLEAGDGRMFLVTRSFLFETGHSSQVMLMCKDITEQSLIEKQNHMLELELTRESKLAEFGMLVAGIAHNLNGPLTGILGICDLLKLKDLATREIEQVRKQALIMRDLIANLMHKSRNERETEPRELDVRDIIETELRFLEGNLFFKHNIETKLLIADELPTIFGVYIDLSQVIGNLLRNAIDAMHDTPKKVLTVKAYVRERQLVLEVADTGMGMTEEVKARIFEPFFTTKPKKQDAPEGTPVGTGLGLSSSRGILSRYGAALDVFSTPGDGSTFVLRFPIGRKPDLLPRS; from the coding sequence ATGAGCCCTGATCCCAAGACCACTGCGCAGCAGCAAACCGAGACTCCTGACGGTCAGCCGAACGGGGGTTCACCTGCTCCGGACCTTGGGTCAACGAACAGTGCCACGCGCGCGCGGGGCTTAGCCGGCCTGCTGCAGAATTTCATTCACCGCACCAAGTCCGCTGAAGCGCCCGCCCCGAACGAAGAACAGCCTCCTGAACTGCTGGATCTGCTGCTGGAAGGTCCGGACGGTTTGGTGGTGGTGCACTGCAAGCGCGGCGAGATCATTGAAGCATCGAAGCGGTTCTGCGAGTGGATGGGCCGTTCTCGCGACGAGTTATTGGATAAGCCGTTGCTGCTGTTCTTCCCGGAAAGCGAACGCAAGATTGTGCGCACGCTGTATGAAGACGCCGGTGTGGGCGGAGTGCATGTAGTGGAGTTGACTCCGGCCGACCCGTCGGCCAATCCGCGTCTGATTGAGTTTACGACTCGCCGCTCCGTCTCGGGGAAGGGCGAGTTTGCTTTGTTAGTGGGCCGCGACGTCGGAGAGCGAGCGATATCCGAGCGCTATCTGCGCATTGAACGTGACCGGTTGAATACTTTTATTCGGGCGATGCGCGACGGGCTGGTGCTGATGGATGTCAGCGGAGATGTCCGCTACGCGAATCCCACGATGGAAACACTGTTCGAGCCATACGAATTGGCGGTCGTCTGTCACCGTTGGCTGAAAGAATTCTCGAAGGAAGACCGCACGGACTTGCAGGGACTGACTTCGGCTTACGGCGGGAAGACTCTCAAGCTGGAAGCGGGCGACGGGCGCATGTTTCTGGTGACGCGCAGCTTCCTGTTCGAGACGGGCCATTCGAGTCAGGTGATGCTGATGTGCAAGGACATCACAGAGCAATCACTGATAGAAAAACAGAACCACATGCTCGAGCTGGAGCTGACGCGGGAATCCAAACTTGCTGAGTTCGGCATGCTCGTCGCGGGAATCGCGCACAACCTGAACGGCCCATTGACGGGCATTCTGGGCATTTGTGATTTGCTCAAGCTTAAGGATCTGGCCACACGCGAAATCGAACAGGTGCGCAAACAGGCTCTGATCATGCGCGATCTGATTGCCAATCTGATGCACAAGTCGCGCAACGAGCGGGAAACCGAACCGCGCGAACTCGACGTGCGGGACATCATCGAAACGGAACTGCGTTTTCTTGAGGGCAACTTGTTCTTCAAGCACAATATCGAAACCAAGCTGCTGATTGCCGACGAGCTGCCGACCATTTTCGGAGTCTACATTGACCTCTCGCAGGTTATCGGCAACCTGTTGCGCAATGCGATTGACGCGATGCACGACACACCCAAGAAGGTGTTGACGGTCAAGGCCTATGTGCGTGAGCGGCAATTGGTGCTGGAGGTGGCGGACACCGGAATGGGCATGACCGAGGAGGTCAAGGCGCGCATCTTCGAGCCGTTCTTCACGACGAAACCCAAGAAGCAGGACGCACCGGAAGGGACTCCGGTCGGGACAGGTCTTGGATTGTCGTCGTCTCGCGGGATTCTGTCGCGCTATGGTGCGGCACTGGACGTCTTCTCGACACCGGGCGACGGCAGCACGTTTGTATTGCGCTTCCCCATCGGGAGAAAACCCGACCTGCTGCCCAGAAGTTAG
- a CDS encoding 6-phosphofructokinase → MKLGLLTSGGDCPGLNAAIRAVVRTANNRFGYETVGIRNGWKGLHDGDIIPLPPKSVSGILNRGGTILGTSRFNPVHDVDTVAHCLENSALHRLDCIVIIGGDGSLSAAYELSKHGAKIIGIPKTIDNDIAGTDATFGFYTAVQTVTNAIDSLHATAESHHRIMVIETMGRNSGWIAVTAGIAGGADLVLIPERPFNWDRVCRQLVTRHEVKRFSIVVVAEGATAEGEEIVTSGEMDSFGRPRYGGIGYVVAREIEQRTGISSRVTVLGHVQRSGTPVAEDRLLATRMGVCAIEAIAQGQFGHFVALRDGHLMMVPLSEMKGKTRFVDDRTYEIAEIFFG, encoded by the coding sequence ATGAAATTAGGCTTACTTACCAGCGGTGGGGACTGCCCCGGTCTGAATGCAGCCATTCGCGCTGTCGTCCGCACCGCCAATAATCGCTTCGGTTATGAAACCGTCGGCATCCGAAACGGATGGAAAGGATTGCACGATGGTGACATTATTCCTCTGCCGCCCAAGTCGGTTTCGGGAATCCTGAACCGAGGCGGAACCATCCTCGGCACATCCCGTTTCAATCCGGTTCACGATGTGGACACGGTGGCCCACTGCCTGGAGAATAGCGCACTGCACCGACTGGACTGCATTGTGATAATCGGCGGGGACGGCAGCCTCTCGGCGGCCTACGAGCTTTCGAAGCACGGCGCCAAAATCATCGGCATTCCCAAGACGATTGACAACGATATTGCGGGCACCGACGCGACCTTCGGTTTCTATACAGCGGTGCAAACGGTGACGAACGCGATTGACAGCCTGCACGCGACGGCGGAGTCTCACCACCGGATCATGGTGATTGAGACGATGGGCCGGAACTCGGGCTGGATAGCCGTGACGGCGGGGATTGCCGGCGGTGCGGATTTGGTGCTGATTCCCGAGCGCCCGTTCAACTGGGACAGAGTCTGCCGGCAACTGGTGACGCGCCACGAAGTGAAACGTTTTTCCATCGTGGTGGTGGCGGAGGGAGCAACGGCAGAGGGCGAAGAGATCGTCACGTCGGGGGAAATGGACAGCTTTGGCCGCCCGCGCTACGGCGGTATCGGCTACGTGGTTGCGCGCGAAATCGAACAGCGCACGGGTATCTCATCACGCGTGACGGTGCTCGGGCACGTGCAGCGCAGCGGCACTCCGGTGGCGGAAGACAGGCTGCTGGCGACGCGCATGGGCGTTTGTGCGATTGAGGCCATTGCGCAAGGGCAGTTCGGCCACTTTGTCGCGCTGCGCGACGGTCACTTAATGATGGTGCCGCTTTCCGAAATGAAAGGCAAGACGAGATTTGTCGACGATCGGACGTATGAGATAGCGGAGATCTTTTTCGGATAA
- the gap gene encoding type I glyceraldehyde-3-phosphate dehydrogenase — protein MAIRIAINGFGRIGRLVFRGIYNDPRFEVVAINDLTDSKTLAHLLKYDSTQGKFNETVTVTATGLQIGKNHIEVTAEKDPKKLNWADNKTDIVVESTGAKSFRDRAGIQQHIDAGAKKVLLTVPSKDEIDATIVLGINDKDLKPEHKLVSNASCTTNCVAPMAKVLLDNFGIEHAFMTTIHSYTNDQNILDAPHSDLRRARSAAVSIIPTTTGAARTVGKIIKELKGKIDGTALRVPTPTGSITDLVAVTSKPVTIEAVNAAFKAAANGPMKGVLEYTEDEIVSADIIGNPHSCIFDAKSTMVMGEKMVKIFGWYDNEWGYSMRCVDLLAKMGA, from the coding sequence ATGGCTATTCGCATTGCAATTAACGGATTCGGCCGCATCGGCCGTTTGGTGTTTCGCGGAATTTACAACGACCCCCGCTTTGAGGTGGTCGCCATCAACGACCTGACCGATTCGAAGACGCTCGCGCACCTGCTGAAGTATGATTCGACGCAGGGCAAGTTCAACGAGACTGTGACGGTCACGGCGACGGGGCTGCAAATCGGCAAGAATCATATCGAAGTGACGGCCGAAAAGGACCCGAAGAAACTGAACTGGGCGGACAATAAGACGGATATCGTGGTCGAGTCCACCGGCGCGAAGTCGTTCCGCGACCGCGCGGGGATTCAACAGCATATCGACGCGGGTGCGAAGAAGGTGCTTTTGACGGTGCCCTCGAAGGACGAGATTGACGCAACGATTGTGCTGGGCATCAACGACAAGGACTTGAAGCCGGAACACAAGCTGGTGTCGAATGCGAGCTGCACGACCAACTGCGTCGCACCGATGGCCAAAGTATTGTTGGACAATTTCGGCATCGAGCACGCGTTCATGACGACAATTCACAGCTATACAAACGACCAGAACATTCTCGACGCACCGCACAGCGATTTGCGCCGCGCGCGTTCGGCCGCGGTGAGCATCATTCCAACGACGACGGGTGCCGCCCGCACGGTGGGAAAGATTATCAAGGAATTGAAAGGCAAGATCGATGGCACGGCGCTGCGCGTGCCGACGCCGACGGGTTCCATTACGGATTTGGTCGCCGTGACCAGCAAGCCGGTCACGATTGAAGCCGTGAACGCGGCGTTCAAAGCCGCAGCGAACGGACCCATGAAGGGCGTGCTCGAATACACGGAAGACGAAATCGTTTCAGCGGACATCATCGGCAATCCGCACTCATGCATCTTCGACGCGAAGTCGACGATGGTGATGGGCGAGAAGATGGTGAAGATTTTCGGCTGGTACGACAACGAGTGGGGCTACTCAATGCGCTGTGTGGACCTGCTCGCGAAAATGGGAGCATAG
- a CDS encoding DUF1232 domain-containing protein, whose product MSDTEKGQGELKESLEEAKSSVTKLWGNVTSETHSALEKVADKTGKWFEEKKNTVTKEDVSKAVDKAESGIEKLLNSGKGFVVKLGKQAKLLWEMLRDSTKKEFDVPWATVAALTATLLYLISPIDVVPDFIPALGFADDALVIALCISLVRIDLKRYAAHRNLNLADYGLSPEAKPLDDDKPSA is encoded by the coding sequence ATGAGTGACACCGAAAAGGGACAGGGCGAGCTTAAAGAGAGCCTCGAGGAAGCGAAGAGCTCAGTGACGAAACTCTGGGGCAACGTCACGTCGGAGACGCATTCGGCACTTGAAAAAGTCGCCGACAAGACCGGCAAGTGGTTTGAAGAGAAGAAGAATACGGTCACGAAGGAAGACGTCTCAAAGGCCGTTGACAAGGCCGAGAGCGGGATTGAGAAGCTGCTGAATTCCGGCAAGGGTTTCGTCGTCAAACTCGGGAAGCAGGCAAAGCTGCTGTGGGAGATGCTGCGCGACAGCACAAAGAAGGAGTTCGACGTTCCGTGGGCGACGGTGGCGGCGCTGACGGCAACATTGCTTTATTTAATCTCGCCGATAGACGTCGTGCCCGACTTTATTCCGGCGCTGGGTTTCGCGGACGACGCGCTCGTGATCGCGCTCTGCATTTCGCTGGTCCGGATAGACCTCAAGCGTTACGCCGCGCACCGCAATTTGAATCTGGCGGATTACGGTCTGAGTCCGGAAGCGAAGCCGCTGGACGACGACAAGCCTTCTGCGTAA
- a CDS encoding DUF1232 domain-containing protein — translation MPKRRPGFGAAFLAFFAILPKTRSGWKFLYRRFKLWRQMMVAVLHRHAKTPWATIVAVIAIVLYVLMPFDLIPDFLLFFGWLDDAFIIAKLFSMIKIDLRRFLRQQNMDPEPYDLQDEPSASDEQAP, via the coding sequence ATGCCGAAACGCCGGCCAGGGTTCGGCGCCGCCTTTCTCGCCTTTTTCGCAATTCTGCCGAAGACTCGAAGCGGATGGAAGTTTCTCTATCGCCGCTTCAAGTTATGGCGGCAGATGATGGTTGCTGTCCTGCACCGTCATGCGAAAACTCCGTGGGCGACCATTGTCGCGGTGATTGCGATTGTGCTTTATGTGCTGATGCCGTTTGACTTGATCCCTGATTTTCTATTGTTCTTTGGTTGGTTGGATGACGCGTTCATAATCGCGAAACTGTTCTCCATGATCAAGATAGATTTAAGGCGGTTTTTGAGACAACAGAACATGGATCCCGAGCCTTATGATCTGCAAGACGAACCAAGCGCGTCGGACGAGCAAGCCCCATAG
- a CDS encoding DUF4920 domain-containing protein has protein sequence MKMKVLFTLLITTIFVISCSSGKQMRTFGEEPSLKRPAKIAELNANPANYVDHDVLITGTVVDMCRHAGCWVEIEQKDKSTILCKSIGDVVTFPPDALGKEIELQGTLMYDPNAPGYVEEQHEGEEDSHACPAPVIMVSIKGARVKGI, from the coding sequence ATGAAAATGAAAGTTCTCTTTACTCTCCTCATCACGACGATCTTCGTGATCTCCTGTTCCTCCGGCAAGCAGATGCGCACGTTTGGCGAAGAGCCGAGCCTCAAGAGGCCGGCGAAGATTGCCGAACTGAACGCGAATCCCGCAAATTATGTCGATCACGACGTGCTGATTACGGGTACGGTGGTGGACATGTGCCGTCACGCGGGCTGCTGGGTGGAGATTGAGCAGAAGGACAAGTCTACAATTCTGTGTAAGAGTATCGGCGACGTGGTGACCTTCCCGCCGGATGCTTTGGGCAAGGAGATTGAGTTGCAGGGAACTTTGATGTATGACCCGAACGCACCGGGCTATGTTGAAGAGCAGCATGAAGGCGAAGAGGACAGTCACGCGTGTCCTGCTCCCGTGATTATGGTGAGCATCAAGGGCGCGCGCGTTAAGGGAATATAG
- a CDS encoding phosphoglycerate kinase, with protein MNKLTIDQVDLSGKRVLVRVDFNVPLDEGKVTDDTRIRESLPTIKKIIASGGKAILMSHLGRPKGKKNPDMSLAPAAVRLAELLNRPVTMATDCIGEEVEKVVASLVPGQVVLLENLRFYNEEEKNDPEFAKKLAKLGDLYVNDAFGSAHRAHASTEGVTQFIKPCVAGYLMQKELDYLGKALAEPKRPFVAVLGGSKISGKIDVIENLIGKVDTILVGGGMAYTFYKAQGGEIGESILESDKMDLALELMKKAAGSSTKLVLPPDSRIASELKSGEATSVAKSDRIPEDKLAADIGPETEKLYTEIILKARTVVWNGPMGVFEIDEFASGTKAVAEALVKATQAGAITVVGGGDSAAAMEKFELADKVSHVSTGGGASLEFLEGKVLPGVAALTNA; from the coding sequence ATGAACAAACTCACGATTGATCAGGTTGACTTAAGCGGCAAGCGCGTGTTGGTGCGCGTGGATTTCAATGTGCCGCTTGACGAGGGCAAAGTGACCGACGACACGCGCATCCGCGAGTCGCTGCCCACGATTAAGAAGATTATCGCATCCGGCGGCAAGGCGATTTTGATGAGCCACCTCGGACGTCCGAAAGGCAAGAAGAATCCCGATATGTCGCTGGCTCCGGCGGCGGTGAGATTGGCGGAGCTGCTGAATCGACCCGTGACGATGGCTACGGACTGCATTGGCGAAGAGGTCGAGAAGGTGGTTGCGTCACTGGTGCCGGGTCAAGTGGTGCTGCTGGAAAATCTGCGCTTCTATAACGAAGAAGAGAAGAACGATCCCGAATTTGCCAAGAAGCTTGCGAAGCTCGGCGACCTCTATGTCAACGATGCGTTCGGCTCGGCGCATCGCGCGCACGCTTCCACGGAAGGTGTGACACAATTCATCAAGCCGTGCGTCGCGGGCTATCTGATGCAGAAAGAGCTTGACTACTTGGGCAAAGCGCTGGCTGAACCCAAGCGCCCGTTTGTGGCGGTCTTGGGCGGCTCGAAAATTTCGGGCAAGATTGACGTCATCGAGAATCTCATCGGCAAGGTGGATACGATTCTGGTCGGCGGCGGGATGGCCTATACCTTCTATAAGGCGCAGGGCGGCGAAATCGGCGAGTCCATTCTGGAATCCGACAAGATGGATCTGGCCCTCGAATTGATGAAGAAGGCCGCAGGATCTTCAACCAAGCTCGTATTGCCTCCCGATTCACGGATTGCCTCCGAATTGAAGTCGGGTGAGGCGACCTCGGTGGCCAAGTCCGACCGGATTCCGGAGGACAAGCTGGCTGCCGACATCGGACCGGAAACCGAAAAGCTCTACACGGAGATTATTCTGAAGGCCCGCACAGTGGTCTGGAATGGCCCGATGGGAGTTTTTGAAATTGATGAATTTGCCAGTGGAACGAAAGCTGTAGCCGAAGCACTGGTCAAGGCTACTCAGGCCGGAGCAATCACGGTTGTCGGCGGCGGGGATTCGGCGGCGGCGATGGAGAAATTCGAGCTGGCAGATAAGGTTTCTCATGTATCTACGGGCGGCGGAGCGAGCCTCGAATTCCTCGAAGGCAAGGTTCTGCCGGGTGTTGCAGCATTGACAAACGCATAG
- the tpiA gene encoding triose-phosphate isomerase: protein MSRTILLAANWKMNKLSGEAGEFVMEYAAKLADSAVQSVILPPNTALGAVASACKASGKSPETLAFGAQNCYFQRSGAFTGEISPEMLVDLGCRFVVLGHSERRAIFGESDELIGLKVQAALAAGLTPIFCIGETLDERNSGQLESVLKRQVETGLSRVNDADLSKVVVAYEPVWAIGTGVVATPAQAQDAHKFVRSLLAQRSAEAARRMKILYGGSVKPDNCFELMSQPDIDGALVGGASLQVESLLALHAECVRAS, encoded by the coding sequence ATGAGTCGCACGATTCTGCTGGCAGCAAACTGGAAAATGAACAAGCTTTCGGGCGAGGCCGGAGAGTTTGTGATGGAGTATGCCGCCAAATTGGCAGACTCGGCAGTTCAGTCGGTTATATTGCCGCCCAACACGGCCTTAGGGGCTGTTGCAAGTGCTTGTAAAGCGAGTGGTAAGAGCCCGGAAACGCTTGCATTTGGAGCGCAAAATTGCTACTTTCAGCGTTCCGGTGCATTTACCGGCGAGATTTCGCCGGAGATGCTGGTGGATTTGGGTTGCCGCTTTGTCGTGCTGGGCCACAGCGAGCGGCGGGCGATCTTTGGCGAGAGTGACGAGTTGATTGGCCTGAAAGTGCAGGCCGCGCTCGCAGCCGGACTGACTCCGATCTTTTGTATCGGTGAAACGCTGGATGAGCGCAATTCAGGCCAACTCGAATCAGTGCTGAAGCGGCAGGTTGAAACGGGTTTGTCGCGCGTCAACGATGCGGACTTGAGCAAAGTAGTGGTGGCCTACGAACCGGTCTGGGCGATCGGCACGGGAGTGGTGGCCACACCCGCGCAGGCGCAGGACGCGCATAAGTTTGTGCGCAGTTTGCTTGCACAGCGAAGCGCGGAAGCGGCCAGACGAATGAAGATTCTATACGGGGGGAGCGTCAAGCCGGACAACTGCTTCGAGCTGATGTCGCAGCCGGATATTGACGGCGCGTTAGTCGGCGGGGCGAGTTTGCAGGTGGAGAGTCTGCTGGCGCTGCACGCGGAGTGTGTGCGAGCGTCCTGA